AACTCAAAAATAATTGTTTTAAATGTTTACCACGATAGGTGTGAAAGTTGTAAAAATATTGAACCAATAATAAAAGAGTTAGAATCTGATTTTTCTAATAATCCAAGCATAGCATTTTTAAGATATGATTTATCTAATCCATTTTCAATTTACAATTCAAGAAAAATAGCTAAGTTAGTAGGACTTGAAGATATTTACAAAGCTCAAAGGTTTAGCGGGATAGTTTTAATTGTTGATACTAAAAGTAAGCAAGTTTTAGAAACCTTAATAGCTGAATATAACAAGCAAAAGTATGTAGATCTCTTGTATAAGAAAGGACTACGAGCTAAAATATAATCGCTATGAGAAAAATTGTTTTAATATTAATAGCTTTAACGTTTACACTGTACGGTTGTCATGGTTGTTCATTTATTAAAGAGCGTTTAGGAATAAAAGAAGCTCCTAAGCAAGATCAACAATATCAAGATCAAGAAAAAGGAAAATCAGGTCCTATACCAATCAACCCACAACATTCATAGAACATTTACAAGCTACAATAAACTCTCAAAATGGCTGGTAATAAAACCTATAAACAAAGAACATATCTTGATCCAATTCATGGGCCTATTGAACTAAACCTAAATGATTCAACTGACAAACTACTTGCAAAGATTATAGACAGCAAGGAATTTCAAAGACTTAGAAGAATCAAACAAATGGGATTAGGCTGGTTTACTTTTCATGGTGCAGAACATACTAGGTTTGGTCATAGTTTAGGAACTTTATATATTGCAAGACAAATGTTAAATCACTTGTCAAAAAGTTTTCCAGAAATACATTCACATAAAAAAGAAATCTTGATATCAGCACTACTACATGATATTGGTCATGGTCCTTTTAGTCATACATCAGAAAAGTTTACAAAATTTAATCATGAAGACTGGACAGAAAAAATTGTTTTAAGTAATTCAGAAGTTAATTCAATACTTAAAAAGCACGGTAAAAATTTACCAAGAAAAATCACTAAACTTTTAAGGCATAAAGAAACAAAAACTTACTTAAGCCAGATTATTTCAAGTTATATAGATTGTGACAGGTTAGATTATCTCCTTCGAGATTCTTATTATGTAGGTGTTCCGTACGGACTTACAGGTTCAGATAGGATAATCTCATCGCTAGAAGTTGACAAAGATAAAATTGTTATAAATGAAAGTATTGGCTTGGATGCTGTGATTCATTATTTACATGCAAGATATTCAATGTACAAACAAGTGTATCAGCATAAAAAAAACCTAGCTTGCGATTTTTTATTAAAAAAAATTATTCAAAGGGCCTGTCGTAGAGGAAAAGTTACCTCTCCTCTACGAGATTGGTTAAACATTGATAATTTGCCAATTGAAAAAATAAATATAGATTCTTTTATAGAGATAGATGATTACTTATTAATTTCAAGCATACAAAAATGGTCAGAGGGAAATTCAGGAGACAAAATTTTGAGCACATTATCAAACTCTTTTATCACAAGAAAATTATTTAAGTCGTTAGAGTTCCGACGCAAAGTTTCTAAGGAAAGGAAAAATGAAATTCTGGAAAAAGTTAAAAAAATCGCTAAAGCAAAAAACTTTGATCCAAATTATTACGTAGGGATAGAACATTCTGCTTCTACACCTTATGAACCTTATAAGGCTTTAAGTAAGACAACTGATAAAGCAATTTTTATAAAACAAAAAAATGGTAAAGTAAAAGAACTTTCTCAGGTTTCAGGTTTAGTAAAAGCTCTAAGTCAAGAAAACGTTGTAAAAACATGTCTTATATTTGCACCTGAACTTGAAGATGACATAAATCAAATTAAAGAATTTAGAGAATTGTTCAAATAAGATATAATAAAACCTTGAATCTTTTCTAATTCTCTGATTCCTGACCACTGATTTTCTGAAAGGGCTCATAGCTCAGTTGGTAGAGCGCCTGGTTTGCATCCAGGAGGTCAGGAGTTCGAGTCTCCTTGGGTCCAGCTTTCGAGTCTTTCTTTATTTAATCGGCGAGTCATTAGGGATTGCTGTAAATTGGAAACCATAGTATTTAGGCTGGTTATTTTCGTCATTTGCTAAAGTTGAACAGAGACCAGATATTGTTGAAGTGTTATTAATTACCCCAAGGCAGTTGTACGAAAAAAGACTATCCTTAAGTTGTAGTGGTACATTAAAATTTATAAGATCATAAAATATAAAAGCAATTGCATTACTGACTAGTGTTCGAAAGTTTTGACTTCTTACATCATATTTTAAAGTAGTAGGACTGTCTTCATTCTTTTTAAAATTTAATTTGAGCAGTAAACCATCATTGTCTAAAGTTGCACTTAGTGTGTAACTCTCTTTTAATAAAGGTACAAATGTATCTGTTTTTATACAAGCATATGATACTTGTGGGCAATTAACTTCTGGACAAACCGGACATACGGAATCAGTGTTTAACTTGCTTAATGCGCGCTCTTCACAAACGTCACAAATTTTTTTTAGTATTCTTGTAGAACAGCCAGGACTAGCATAAGATGGTAAGCCAAGAATCATTGATATAAAAATTATTAATAAAGTATTTTTAAACATGTACGTATTAAAATAATTATATACACAATGGTTTGTGAGATTTCTACAAATTAATATTAATTTTATAATCCTGTGCTTTGTGTTTTTTTATGGGCCTTTAGCTCAATTGGATAGAGTACCTGGCTTCGAACCAGATGGTTGGGGGTTCGAGTCCCTCAAGGCCCGAGTTCTGAGATTTAATTCATCTAAAATGGCCTTTTGATCAGTAATGGTGAGCATCTCACGCAGTTCTAATCTTAGTAAATCTGTTTCAATAGCAGGATAGTCTTTTATTATTGGCTCTAGCCAGGAACAGCCTTCCAGGCTGAGTTTACTGTCCTTTAATAAAAAGTTCGAGCCTAAGGCTACAAAGATTTCCTTTTTAGTAGCAATACCCCCTTTTAGAAAAGCATCTCGGGCATCTCTAGCAAAGTCAAAAGCCTTCCCTAGTTTTTTTTGCCAGCTATCAGCTCTTTCGCTAGTTTCTTTTAGTTTTTGTTCAAGTTGTTTTTTTTCATTCACCAGGGCGGTACGCTTTGGATTGTATTCTTCATCCGTGATCTGCTCTTTTAATTTCATATCAAAAAGTTTATCTATTTGGTTTTGAGTATCTACTAATGCTTTAGCCTGCATTTCAAATATGTTTTGTCTTGTGTGAGTTTCTTGTGCATTTTCTTTGTTTATTATTTCTAATGCAAGGTCTCTAAACTCAGGAAGAATTGTAAACTTACAAATTTCTCTCATAATTTGTGCTTCTAAATCTTCAACTGTTATTGCCTTTTGAGTACATTTGTAGCCCTTTTTCTGGTGGGTACAGCGATAGTAAGTGTAATCCTTCAATTTGCCAGTCCTTTTTACAAGTTTGGTTTTTGTTTCAGCAGTTACAAAGCAACTGCACTCTCCACATCTGATATTTCCAGCAGTAAAAGCAAAATTTCTTGTCTTTGTCCTTGGTTTGCCTTTTCTACCCAACATGAACTGTACAGCATCAAATTCTTCAAGGGTAACCATCTTTTTATGAACACCATTATATTGCTTTCCTTTGTATTCGATAATTTGTGCAAAAAAAGGATTGGTAAACATCTTGTAGATCACGCTTCTTGAAAGCTCATTACCACCAAATCTTTTAGTTTTCTTTGTTCTAAAGCCCCACTCTTTGTTTGCAATATTCCTTATTTGTTCTGGATTATAAATTCCTGTAAGCATTAAATCCCACATTTTTCTAACTAAGTCAAAGCGATCTGGATCAGGAAGAATGTCATTTTCACCTCTTTCTTTTATCTTACTGTTTAAATAGCCAATTGGTGCTTGGTTTGGGGCCCAACCTTTTTTTAGTTTGCTTTCAAGCCCTCTTTTGACATTCTTACTTAAATCTACGCTAAATTGGTTTGCAACTCCCATTTCAAAACATAAAAATAATACATTATCCTCGGGTAAATGTTCTTTTTCATAAGTCCTTATT
The sequence above is drawn from the Candidatus Melainabacteria bacterium genome and encodes:
- a CDS encoding HD domain-containing protein, which codes for MAGNKTYKQRTYLDPIHGPIELNLNDSTDKLLAKIIDSKEFQRLRRIKQMGLGWFTFHGAEHTRFGHSLGTLYIARQMLNHLSKSFPEIHSHKKEILISALLHDIGHGPFSHTSEKFTKFNHEDWTEKIVLSNSEVNSILKKHGKNLPRKITKLLRHKETKTYLSQIISSYIDCDRLDYLLRDSYYVGVPYGLTGSDRIISSLEVDKDKIVINESIGLDAVIHYLHARYSMYKQVYQHKKNLACDFLLKKIIQRACRRGKVTSPLRDWLNIDNLPIEKINIDSFIEIDDYLLISSIQKWSEGNSGDKILSTLSNSFITRKLFKSLEFRRKVSKERKNEILEKVKKIAKAKNFDPNYYVGIEHSASTPYEPYKALSKTTDKAIFIKQKNGKVKELSQVSGLVKALSQENVVKTCLIFAPELEDDINQIKEFRELFK